The Populus nigra chromosome 4, ddPopNigr1.1, whole genome shotgun sequence genome contains the following window.
ttgatttcatttaccTTATTAGTTATcctgtttttttataaacaatattACTAATTCTCAGTTATTTACTAACGCACGTACActgatatatatacatatatattgaatatttttaagtgCAAAGaatgtttttcattaattttgaagagtttcaTCCGTTTTATATTATGGAcagacatggttttttttccttcttcttaaacttcatagtttatattttaaaagaaatattgataattaaaaattgattaattgatatatataccACTAAATCTATACCCATATCCATATATTCTTGTCTTGCTATgctattttatttccttcttgGATTGGCTAGTGTTTTAATTATGTGTTTGGACTTAGGAGCATTTCCTCAATCTTCTTGTcactaaatatatttaattacattGTTTTTACATGGTTTAAActgagaaaatatataatatggcACCTAGATTTTGTACCGCTTGGAGgagattgttgttgttgttgttgttgttgttgttggtagCTAAGTGGACCTTGTTTGTTGTACTTTGCCCCAAATGCCATTATGGTTCTTCATGATTAACACATATTGATTCTTTGAACTACACTTCAATGATTAAATCTATCtgtatgaataaaaatattgagattcCACTCTTATTATGTTtgccttttgctttcttttctggTACCTATCTCTTGAAAGAACTTCAAATTTGATGACTGACTTTATACCATCGATCAACACACACCCGGCCCACGTCCCAGTTGTGCTTGCATTGCATACCACACTTTTGAACCTTAAACCTGGTTTTCCTTCATTTCTTTCTTGTATATATATGGACCCTTTCTGATCAGATATGTTTTTATGCAGTTTTTTCCTCCTTAGAATATCATTGTAGTCGAGCACTGCTCGGGTAGTACTTGCCCCCCTGTTGTCTAGAAACTCCTGCTCTTTTACTAGGTCTTGCAATATATGGACCCTTTCTGAGttaggattttaaaactataaatgtAACGTTGTGCATATTGCTCCGCTTCTGTTTATCAACATCTTTCATTTTGTTCTTTTGCTTTTTCATTCCTCTGATTTCAGATTCCTTGCAGAAAGAAAGACCCTTTTACCTATCTCAGGCTCCTATTTTGTGTTTCTGTATTTCCACCCATTTCTGAGTTGTTCAATAGCTAGTAATTAGTATTTAATGTGAGTAACAAGCTTGCGAGAGTGATAGTACTTGAGTAACTACTTTGTAATTCTGTAATTCCACCCTTTCTGTAGATTAATTATGGAGCAACTTTTGCAGTAATAAACCATGCATGAAACTATTTAAGAGAACTAGTTACGTTTCAGTTACATCACAAAAACCCACCTCGATGATCAATAAAGATACAAAGACACGCTATATTAGTTAACCAAACAACTTTAATCCATATAAATCTGAACCGCGTAATAATTTTCAGATCAGTAGTTGGCTGCTCATACATAGCTCGTCAAAGGAATATGAGTTTCAAGAAAGCAAGTgcgaaagtgtttttcttttgatagaTGCCAAGTTGTAAGGTTACTTTCAATAAGTTTCGCAATTAAAAGCTTTAGATATATGTCAATGAAGAAGCGAAGTTGATGCGTCTTTCATTAATCTCACGGGCCTGGGGCAATAAATTAATAGTACAGGAGTTGATTTATGTCAATGGAAGAATAATAGCCATGTCCAATCACCTTAAAAAGAGGTGTAACTATATAAATATCCCGTGAGCAAAGGAGTGTCCTAATGTCCTGTGAAGATCAGGAATATGTTCTTTTAGCTTCATTACAGTAtgttcttttgatttaaattaaccTTAAATTCCTTTGTCTTACAAGTGCAACAAGCTCATAGAGTGAGTTCTTCAACGGATAAGTAAATATAATGATAGTTTATTGAAGTCTTTGTTGGAAAATTTGGTCAAGAACATGGTTAAtataggataaaattaaaagtgagtACACTCACTTTTAGGATTTAGATTTTGATAGAATTTAgtctttaatataaaatttttaatatagaatattaacatattttaaataaattatgaatgaatgaaaaattaatcttaaaaaattcttagttgatatatttttatgaaaccCAAAACCCCTAAAAGAACTAtattccaagtaaaaaaaaaaacaaagctttcttcatatttataaagtgaaaaattaaaaggtaaaaattaaactcaaaagGCATCCAAGCTTTTAAAAAGAGGTTCTAAGCAAAATAGGTTTTGGGTTTAAACGTCCTTGCTCACAGGCTCGAGCTTGCGCTTTGGATCGGTCCTAAGTTTGAATTTAgtttgttataaaaataatattttagactataaaaaaattattttttgcaacTAAAATTTGAGTTTGGGCCTGATCCATTGAGAAGTATTTTTTTCAACCCATTAGTTTGTTTATTCCAtggaaagaaaattttgattaattttttcaaaactcttTCAATAGTACCTGAACAATTTTTTCAAGTTAGAATTTACTtgttttaaatccaaaaacatttagTTTTAATTCTAGTTTACTGTGAGTAGTCAAAGTTGTTAGTAGAAAAAGTCCATTAACTTTTAAAGCTTAAAATTCTCTATAAAAAGGGGTTGAAAAGGAGTGTTTGGGGTTGCTAAACTCTACATTGTTTCATTAGAATTTGACAGTACTCTTTCTCACTTAATTTCCCAACATTCCTCTCTGGTtttaaagtttcattttctctcaaAATTCCTTTTAATCTAGAGTTTAGATTTAGTCCTTGCATATGGATAATTGAATACTATTTTCTTAATTCGTTAGACCTTATTTACAAAACTACGCCTAAATAAAGTGGTGATGTTGGAATCATGAGATACTTATATTGTATAAAGTGATGAGCAATAAAGCATtaagaacaaataattaatccctaacaataacaaaatttgatcaattttaaagtgtttcaacaagtaaatattattttggttttaatttgtttaattttatacattAGTACTAATGCATGCAAGATTGTGATTCTATTATTTatgtaatattatatatatatttgtttagtaAATATGTTAGTCTTTTTGTTATTGTAAGTAACCATAtgcttattatatatattgcaGATTTATAAACTACACATGTTTTTCACACTTTCTCTaattttaattgtgaatttttaaacttaatatCTCTATCtgcttctttttatcttttacctTGAAAGATGTCTTTACAAAGTATCTGAGATGAGTATTTAATTTCGACATTTTTGTTATTCTAGTTTTAATATTCTTTGACTTTTGtgtattgagattttttttatctcggtCTTAAAATAAGTCATTcacgttcaaaaaaaaaagatcaattaatAAGATAATGTTTTCCACGGCTCCTCTGAGGTGTCAAATCCTAGGCGGTGATTTGGGAATTAACCCACTTATTATCCTATTCAATTAATTAAGGCTTTCAAGGGGATTAATTATCCTATAATAATTAATACGGGAGAGATagacctctttttttctttttttttcgtttttgtgAAGTAAATGAGACCTTGTAAAGAAAATACACAGAAAGAATGTTGCTAGCAATAGCATTTCAGGGAATCATGACataacatcatatatatatatatatattggccaTGAAAGCCTAATCACAATGAAGCATTTGATAGAACCAAATTATCGATTTGGGTTAAGAGGGAACCACCCTTTTGAAGGTTTGTGAATTGAGATTGGTGATCGTTAGTGTTGGGAGTTTGCTTCAAGGTGGTGCCTGGTGGGCTGGTGGCTACTCGCACGGACTACTGACCCAGGCAAGAGTGAGTCAGAGTGATCATCAGCCCGGATCCGGTAAATTTTGTGATTTAGGCTCTCGGTCAGCCGTATGAGAAAAGGAGATGCTTTTTAACGGGTCAGCGGGAAGGAAAGTGAAGCATTAAAGGGCTTACGCGGCTTTAATTTGACCAAGCAGGGTTACCCTGCAAATTCGTAGTTGAAACTCGTGGGATTtccatttttcaaaattatatggaGAACTTTTCCTTGatgttttgtgtttatttcaTTGGTAAAATTCATTAACCTTGACCTCACGTAAGGTTCTAGATTGATTTCCATTTCCCTCTCCTATAGACTCTAGCACGGACTACAAAGCAGTGTCTAGAGACAAGGATCTGTAGTCTTCACCATGACAAAGCTGACCAACGAATATTTTCATTGCTGGTAAATAGACTGAATTTACACACGGTGAAGTGCGGCAGGCGTCCCTTGTCCTACGGGACTTCAACTCCAGTtacaaaactttttttcttttcttttcatggtgGCTACGAGTCTATTCTCATGTCAGAACTACCATTTCCCGTCTTTTCCCTCAATCCAGCTACAAATATTAATACACTAGCACAAGACCGATTGTAAACAATCCCCCCAGTCTCGCCTCTTTACACAAAAAATGCGAGAGTATTCCAATTGACCAAGTAATTATTCAGTGCAAAGAATGATTCGTGATTCTTGACCAATCTATACAGCAACCAGAGAACTGGCTTGGCCCACAGATatggaaacaaaaaattaacatgtggtCAACACTCTATCCGTAACCGCCGCATTTCAGACCTGaaggtggaacttgaattcaaAGTCCGATGAGCAAGAGCTCTTATGTCCTCTCGAGAACAATAACGTGAGATACGAACTAGCTCCCAAAGTGCACCTCCACTGATCATTTCTTTTGCATTTACTTCTGAAATACAAGTTTGACCTTTCAAGGAACATGTCAAAGGGAATTTTCTCGATCAAAATGAGGAAGTGGCACTTACCTTGCTGAGCCAAGTGACATAGAGCAAGCTCAATGTGGCGTCTGATTGGTGCAGCTTCATTATTAGCATTTTGTACAATCCATGGAAGTGCGCCGTCTTCTATAAGAAGAGATCTGCCACTTTTTAATCCTGTGGTAGGCCAACATAATGTTAACATTAAGAATATAGATTCATTCACATCTTCCCATACAAATATGTTCATGACACAGTCCATGAACTATCAGATATATTCTTAGCCAGTGTGCTATTGGACATATGACACATTATCAGACATATACTTGATCGAGGAATCTGGCCAGAATGTGAGAGCTGAGATCATTTAATAGAATTTCTTAACAAATTTGAAGGTGCAATAATTACCTCCTCAACCCTAACACTTGCCCAAGTGCCCccacaacaaaagaaataaacccACATGAACAAAACCCAAGAAAAGCAGTAAGCAGATacttcaacctaaaatcaaacatatattttccgaagcaacaaatgaaaataaaaactttccCTAAACACATTATAAGTTTCCATTTTCTGATTTGACAAACCACCAGAGAGATTGACTGTGATATCAATTGCCATTAAGGTCCAGATATAGCCTGTTTGCAGGCCTTAGATGCAGAAGTTCATGGTCAAGATCATATGAGACTGAAGACTAACCTTGAGTAGATGCTCGGGACTCGCATTTTGCAAAGTTTGCAATCCCACGAGCTACTTGAGAAAGAACATCAGGATGTCCACACCTCACCATTCCTAGCAGAGCTCTTATCCCACCTTCAGACCTCAGCTTCATTTGTAGCTTATCTGTGAGACAAAAAGAATGTAGTATGTCAATACCGCACAATAATTTGATATGACATCCAGTTTAAAACATTGAAAGCATACAATTTTTGTTTGAGACTTAAATCCATAGCGGAGGCAAATTAACAGCTGCAGCAAATGCATTTCTCTCAATGGCATCTTTTTAATACAGCATATTCACTGAAGCAAAGCTAAAGAATATGTATATGGCCTTCggaaattaataaattgacATTTCTTTGATGAATGTGCTCCAATTTTTATTAAGTTGGATTGACAAAGGCGAGACTCAAACCTGAGACCTCACCCCTCTTGCTCATGCAAGAGTACCATTAAGCTATATGCTCATTggcatgttattaaattaactattcaTCAAGAATCAATAATGACATTCTTGTAGAAATACTCCTTAACTGAAATGTGTTCTAGATTTTCATTCTAGCAAGATTCTTGATGACATGCTGTTAGAAATACTCCTTTACTGAAATGAGTTCTAGATTTTCATTCTTGCACTCCTGTCTTGATGAAGGTCTAGTAACCTTTCCATGGCTTCTATTTTACAGCAAACTGAACCTTCTTATAATGTTAATAATGGCCAAAAATATATGAAGAGGAAAGAAACACTAGCATGATGCAGCAGAACAAGCAGTATACCATTTCCACAGAGATTTGCAATAGCTCCAGAAACCATGCGTAGAGTTTGAGGATCCTCAGCATCAGCTGCTGTCATAGATAACAAACTAATTCCCCCTTGAACCATGATTAGTTCTTGATTGGCTTCTGAAAGAAAGGCAACAATACACAAAACCTATATATTTAGGAGCTGATTGGTGTTGGAACCATTAAGCAATAATTGTGAAGATGACAAGAGAGAAGTATGGGTGACAATTACCATTCATTGCAAGATTGGCAATTGCACCTGCTGCTACTCTGCGAATAGTTTCATCTTCAAAGCTTCTAAGGACCATCAGCAAGGAAGTAAGACCACCAGATTCAACAATCCTTTCTTGATTTGCTTCTGCATGATATACAAGGTGAAACACAAATCAGTtgcatgaaataaaaagaagaataaaaaagtacTATAGTTTGAACCTAGGATCTACCACAACCCAGCTCATCCATTCCAGCTATAAATGAGTACTGACCTTCAGCTGCTAGATTAGCCACCACTTTTACAGCATGTATTCGTACATTCGCATCTTCTGACTCAAGCAGTGACAAAATCTTTTGCAATCCAACTGTCAAATACATTGATCATTAAACTAAAAGAAACGCATGGACCAAACATGGTTCATGATTTTGTGCAAGAATTTTATTACCGTGTTCAAAAAGTGAGGCAGTTGGAGCCTTCTGTCCATTCATAGTCTCTTTAAATTGTGAATTCTTAGCTTGCGACATGAGAGAATCTACACCACTGAAACCATTTGCGGATCCACTTCTTTCAAGATACCTTTTTGCCTACAAACATCGAAGGTGTAACCAGGTTAAAGTTATAGATAATATATGATTTTGTCTGTGATTAAGGCTGGGGATGGGCAACTGAACAAGGACGTTGCTTCTTGTAACAATTAAAGTTAACTTAACCTGTGAATTAAAAGcatagttaaaaattaaaaagttccCTTTAAATTATGGTAAGGTGGTAAAAAGGTTGAAAATTTACGTTCATAATTTTTCACCCCTTTACTCATGTTTGGTATATTTTTTAGAGGAGGGAAATATTTAAAGGAGGTTGACGTTCAACCCTCAAAAGGGGGTCAAATGTAAACCTTGGAGAGGTGGGAATAGAAGGATTTTTCAAGGGGGGAACTTTGAATTTTGTGTTTTGCCCtctctttatttaattttcaccattttttcCCTCATTTTGATCCCATCTCAAATTTCAGacaacaaatatttattattttaatatttctcacgataatatttaatttaaaatttggtttAATTCAAGCGCGACCCACTATCACacataatttttcatcttttaccaAACATCCTTAACATTTCaccttttaacatttttttacacCCTTAACACTTAACCATTAATCTTACTTCTTAACATTTTCCCTCCAAATTTTAACCTAATACCAAACACAACCTAAGAGCAAATGATCATGGTTTGAGTGATTATACGCACAAAAAGAAAACTGCCCAATATTTCTAAATTGAATACCTGATCAGCTTCAAAAGTCAACTGCAACAACTGACTTTGTAGGATCACAACTTCTTCTTCCagtttccttttcttataagcCTCATCCTCCAATATCTTGTGAAGCCTTATGATCTCTGTATCTCCACCAGCCTAGTGCATAAATAATCCAcaactttattcttttttttttggttggctGTGGATTGATGGTGGAGGGTTTGGGAAAAGTGCAGAGAAAAAAGGCAATACAAAGCTTAATCCTTACCCCTGGCTGCATAAATTGCTCAAATTGTCCCTTAAGTTTGTTGATCTCATCTTCAGCCACCTTTCTTAACTGAATTTCATTTTGAAGCACCTTTCTAAGATCAGAAACTTCCTCAGAAACAGGGCCCAGCTCCTGAGAAATAGGATGGAAAAGGGAGAAAAGGCAGggttcatattgaaaaaatttggaaaatcaatttttagagaaaagatAAAATGCACTGGCAAGGGTCAAGATATAACAGCAAAACATTCATTGTAACACGGTGCCATGAGTAAGTACATCGTAGTGCCAAGAGATTCTGTACTGAACTATAAGTGCATCATCATAATTAGCAGGGATATGCCTGTCCTATAAtcgaatattatttttatcaaaggaaAAATTTATACAGCAGCTGGATATAATATAAAGTTTGAGAGAGGATTGAATCCTAACTGGAATTCATAGATTTCAATCTGACAACAGTCATAAGACTCCATTCTCAACAGCAACAAGTGCCACAGAAAGATTACCTCTCCATTGCAATTATCATTGATGAAGTCATCACGGCCATGCCTTTGCTGATTTGCTAACAATTTTTCCTCTAGCTCCTTGACAGATTCCATGTATTCCATCTGACACTTTAGCCTCTCCCTCTACAAAAAGCAACAGGAAACTTAAaggtgttgaaaaaaaaaattatagtaattGAAACAATAAGACTCCAATTTCATGTTAAAAGGTAGCAAGGAATGAAAGGAGTAAACTGCCACGAGTAAATTCCTTCCTAAGGCATttttagtccctcaactttcatTTCTCTTGTTCTTTCCAGGATCTAAACAAAAACTAAACCCTGAATGAGTATAAGATAAACTGCATTGACAAAAAAATGAGTGCCATCCATGACCATTACAGCCTCGGCTCTTTCCACGTTttgtacaaaaagaacaaacaGAGAAGTAAATGAACACAGTGCTATTGTTTGCAAGTAACATGCAAGGCTCTTCTTTACAGGAAATAATCAATAGCTGAACTGACCTCTAAGGCTTCTGCAAAGTTCCTTTCCACCTCAGCAATACGATTTTGTGCTTCTTGATTTATTCTTTCAACTTCATTGTCAAAGGCTTTCTGCTGCCTTTCATTTTCTGCAATGAGCTTGTCTACTTGTATTTCAAGCTTTCTAGATAAACTTTTGTAATCAAACTCTTCCTTTATTTTCAGCATGTTCTCCACCTTCATTGCCTAAAGACAGATGAAGTATTTACAATCAGTTGATTATTTATGCTACATCAATATGTAACATATACTTTAATGGTGCCATCATAAATACACTATGCATATTAATAAAACTCTCATTAAGTAACAGGGATGCCAAATAAAAGCAGTATGAAGTCATGATGTAAAAAGGTAGAAATACACATTTCACAATAGTATTTGTAATTTGTACATTATaacagaggagagaaaaaactgTTTGATGGAATGTACTGCAAAAATTCAAGGCATGACACATGAATCAACAGTGCTCACCCTTTGTCCAAACAATATAGTGCTCGAAGTCTCGCCCCTGTGGCGTGGTGATGGGCCAATGGTCACAATTAAAGAAGTTCTTGCAGTTCCTGCAGTGAGATGACATGTGACCAAAATATGAACTGGCGTTTTTTTGCAGAAAAATCTAGAATAAAAGGCCAGttcatttatgaaaataaacctTCATTGAATGGTAAATTAGTAAATGAATTATTCCTCTCAAGAAACAACAAGGGTAAGGTAATGGTTCAAATGATCACTAATTTGGATCTCACCAATAACATCTAATTAACTGATCCAGTCAGATCGTATCAAAAcctaagaaaaaattaacttacATGAATAAGAATGGCAACTCACCTCCAAATGAATCTTTAAGCAACCTCGTAAGTTTTGAATCGCGAATTGGAACATGAGAACTATTCTCAGCCAGTGCATTTATGCACTTCCCTAGTGCACTCAGTGAGAGATTAATAGACTTAGCTTCCTCTAGCATATGTCCCTCGCTTCCTGTCAAATGAGGAAAGAGCATATGTTAAGAACCTACTAACTCATAAAAACATGAGGAAGAGGTTTAAGAAAGCCATGATCGTCAGAAACCACACTCCACCTCGTATATATCCACACTTATATTCCAATGGATATAAAGAAAAAGTAACATCTTCTGATACACACCTGACTTGTGAACACGTTCTGAACCAGCCAGATCTACCAAAACCAGCTTGCTTTTCCGAACAATAGGTTTTGAAGGTTTGACCAAATGAGATGAATTATCAATTTCACTTGAAAGAGCATCTTCTCGTCCTGTAAATGACCTCTTAACCTGAACCTGCACTAAAATATGCAACTATACATCAAACAGAAAACTGAATCAAGAGCGTCAAAAGTAAAGAAGAATTATTCACCATTAGAATAGCATGACTACGAGAAGATTCAGTATTCAACTTCGTATTCGCAGCAATTCTATGAGCTTCTCCTAATCTTAGCAGTTCCACAATACTCTGCTGGTCCCTGATTTCTGCAACAGTTGCCCCAGGTACTGAAACATCACCAGTTTTTGGATCTTCCACGATAGAAATATTATCGTTTGCCGGAACAAGAAGGTCCTGGACAGCCTCCATATAAAGCTATACGTGTTTGTAAAGAACAAGAATGTTAGGTAAGTTGTGAAGGCGCAAACTGTAACAGAACAAGATCAAAGTGAACATGGTGAAGTTCAGAAgtaatttcattcaatttgtCACTAAATAaatgtaagaaaaacaaataaaaatagatcaTGCAATGGTACAACCATCTTTCACCTAACTTGAGCCCAACCTGCAAATATGATACTGAGACAGAATCAGTCTCTGGAGAGATTTTTGCTAAAATATCCTCCATTGCACGAACCATGATCCCACGAGAAGAAGTATCATCCTCTCCCAGGTGTCCAAGAGTAAAAGTTTTCCCAGTACCGGTCTGACCATAAGCCATCACTGTCCCATTGTAACCATCTAAAACACtctaaaaaatgaaaactcACATCagtaaaacttttaaataagaCCCTACAGATAACATATGAACATCCAGCGTGGCATTATAACCCATACAAACAAAACGGAAGTTGACAGCAACGTTTAAGGATTTTAGGATACGCCACGCCCAAAACATAATGTTTAGTGACAACAAAGCGCCAGCATCGTTGCTCAATTCAGCAATGTACACAATAAATAAGCCAAAAGTAACCAACCTCAACAACAGGCTTAGCAACAGCTTCATAAACACGCTTCTGAGACGCGAATTCAGTAAGCACGTCATCGAACTCATATGTATCCGCATCCCAATTGTTTTTTCGAAGCTTCAACCTCTTAAGctgagattgaacaaaaaaaaaagcccccAGAATCATTAGAACACCACAATCAAGCTCAAAAACAATACTCTAATAATGGCACATTTAGACCACCTCAGGCTGCAATTCAACATAATCGGCAAAATCCGCATCTGCTGCCAACTCCTCCGCATTTCGCGGCCGCAATCTCACCGCCACTCTAACTCTTCCCGGCACTGTCAAAACCattaaaacattttgaaatcCACAGCACAGAATGATACTCCTTCAGAACTCAAACAAAGATCCATTTCCGGAAACCTAAAACCACTATAAATGTTTTCTACTAGTGATCAACATAGTTCGAGATGAGTCAAAATGTAGTAAGAGAAAATGAAGGAACTCACCTCCGTCGTCGGAGGCGGAGAAAGTGGAAGGGTAGCTGCGGCGGAAAGATGGGGGAGGAGCGTGAGAGGGGTGGACTCTGGATTTGAAAGAGGAAGATTTGAGATTAGAAGCGGTGAGGGGTTTAAGTGACCTTTGAGCGCTGCTGCTGCCATTTCGAAAAGCACTGTTACttgacgatgatgatgatgccatGTGATAATTACTTATCCTTTTCAGATTCTCCGGTTACTTTTCCGTTGATtggttgctgttgttgttggcGGAGCGGAGTTGAGTGGAGGAGAAAAGGGCCAGAAAGGGAAGGATTGATGTCCGGTTGTGGAGGTGTAATTTTGGGGGTTTGGGtggattccaagttgatggaGAATGGGGTCCACTTTTATTTGAAAGAGTTGCATAGCAAGATACAAGATGGGTCATTCATGGCAGGTTCATGGGTCCCACATCCCGATCGGTTCCCTCAATTTTTACGATTTAAAAGTCTTTGAAATTtacatttttctttccattttaaaaaaactttaatttgaagtttaaatTTTGCTTTGCGGGAAgtgagaaatttattttttaaaatatttttttagctagaaatatattaaaataatatttttttatttttaaaaaattatttttgatatcattgcatcaaaatatctaaaaacatcaaaataatattaatataaagtaaagaaaaaaataaaaaaataataattttaaaaaaaataaattttaaaatacaaaaacaaacaggatataattatatttgagtgatgaaaaattgaattcatgGTTTCCATCCTATTTATTTGGGAATGTTCAATAACATGcttctaaataaattttaaatttatttttttaattattttaatacattaatattaaaaataaattttaaaaaataaaaaatattattttaatatatttttatgtaaaaaaacattttataactCAATCTttactataatttcaaatagtttttttatttggattagaGAGTATTTTGAGAATcacttagaaatatataaaaaaagaatgaaaatagaCTTGCACTTTACTATAAGATattgaatttatgaaattaaatttttattattaggctaacgattttttttattttttgtcattcattacttaaaaatacaaatttttattattattattattaacatgggtgtctGAGTCAGCTTATGAATACCTTGATTAATTATACGGATCTTAAAGTTAACGATTGtataaatttctaatatttttgaggtttataaaacttgaacaataatttttaaaaaataaatttaaaatatttaaattttaaagtgtCACGTCGActtgtgaaaatataaaattcttgAGAAACGAATTCGGTGTGCAGTCACCATAAACATACCTCATTTTCAGAACGTCGGGAGCCTATGGGTAATTATATACATCTTGTGCAGGaacactagaaaacaaaaaacatggctaaaaaaaaatgttaatccGAATAATATTATGGTAAATAGTGAAAGTCACAGAATGCTCATAAGCAGATCCTGCACTCAGGCCCCGTCGAATATTTTTACGATTTTGTGTGAGAaaactttacttttttttatttttactttaattttaagttttccCTTTTAGGGAGAAGAGAAATCTTTGTGTTGAATGGAAGAAATCTATAAGCATGGATGGTTAAGGAATGTCATCCAGCATTTAAATCTCAAATATATCCGGAATTTACCGTAAATTcaatagtttttatatgaaaataatttgcaAATGACATTTAAAGGATAAATGTTGTCTTGGGGGATGTACGGtgtttcaaatataatttaaatataaaatcataacttttgaattataatatgGTTCATTGTCTGATTTAACACTTAATTATAAATACACATcctatgaaaatataatatgttgaggtatgatt
Protein-coding sequences here:
- the LOC133690622 gene encoding kinesin-like protein KIN-UB isoform X1, translating into MASSSSSSNSAFRNGSSSAQRSLKPLTASNLKSSSFKSRVHPSHAPPPSFRRSYPSTFSASDDGVPGRVRVAVRLRPRNAEELAADADFADYVELQPELKRLKLRKNNWDADTYEFDDVLTEFASQKRVYEAVAKPVVESVLDGYNGTVMAYGQTGTGKTFTLGHLGEDDTSSRGIMVRAMEDILAKISPETDSVSVSYLQLYMEAVQDLLVPANDNISIVEDPKTGDVSVPGATVAEIRDQQSIVELLRLGEAHRIAANTKLNTESSRSHAILMVQVKRSFTGREDALSSEIDNSSHLVKPSKPIVRKSKLVLVDLAGSERVHKSGSEGHMLEEAKSINLSLSALGKCINALAENSSHVPIRDSKLTRLLKDSFGGTARTSLIVTIGPSPRHRGETSSTILFGQRAMKVENMLKIKEEFDYKSLSRKLEIQVDKLIAENERQQKAFDNEVERINQEAQNRIAEVERNFAEALERERLKCQMEYMESVKELEEKLLANQQRHGRDDFINDNCNGEELGPVSEEVSDLRKVLQNEIQLRKVAEDEINKLKGQFEQFMQPGAGGDTEIIRLHKILEDEAYKKRKLEEEVVILQSQLLQLTFEADQAKRYLERSGSANGFSGVDSLMSQAKNSQFKETMNGQKAPTASLFEHVGLQKILSLLESEDANVRIHAVKVVANLAAEEANQERIVESGGLTSLLMVLRSFEDETIRRVAAGAIANLAMNEANQELIMVQGGISLLSMTAADAEDPQTLRMVSGAIANLCGNDKLQMKLRSEGGIRALLGMVRCGHPDVLSQVARGIANFAKCESRASTQGLKSGRSLLIEDGALPWIVQNANNEAAPIRRHIELALCHLAQQEVNAKEMISGGALWELVRISRYCSREDIRALAHRTLNSSSTFRSEMRRLRIEC
- the LOC133690622 gene encoding kinesin-like protein KIN-UB isoform X2 — encoded protein: MASSSSSSNSAFRNGSSSAQRSLKPLTASNLKSSSFKSRVHPSHAPPPSFRRSYPSTFSASDDGVPGRVRVAVRLRPRNAEELAADADFADYVELQPELKRLKLRKNNWDADTYEFDDVLTEFASQKRVYEAVAKPVVESVLDGYNGTVMAYGQTGTGKTFTLGHLGEDDTSSRGIMVRAMEDILAKISPETDSVSVSYLQLYMEAVQDLLVPANDNISIVEDPKTGDVSVPGATVAEIRDQQSIVELLRLGEAHRIAANTKLNTESSRSHAILMVKRSFTGREDALSSEIDNSSHLVKPSKPIVRKSKLVLVDLAGSERVHKSGSEGHMLEEAKSINLSLSALGKCINALAENSSHVPIRDSKLTRLLKDSFGGTARTSLIVTIGPSPRHRGETSSTILFGQRAMKVENMLKIKEEFDYKSLSRKLEIQVDKLIAENERQQKAFDNEVERINQEAQNRIAEVERNFAEALERERLKCQMEYMESVKELEEKLLANQQRHGRDDFINDNCNGEELGPVSEEVSDLRKVLQNEIQLRKVAEDEINKLKGQFEQFMQPGAGGDTEIIRLHKILEDEAYKKRKLEEEVVILQSQLLQLTFEADQAKRYLERSGSANGFSGVDSLMSQAKNSQFKETMNGQKAPTASLFEHVGLQKILSLLESEDANVRIHAVKVVANLAAEEANQERIVESGGLTSLLMVLRSFEDETIRRVAAGAIANLAMNEANQELIMVQGGISLLSMTAADAEDPQTLRMVSGAIANLCGNDKLQMKLRSEGGIRALLGMVRCGHPDVLSQVARGIANFAKCESRASTQGLKSGRSLLIEDGALPWIVQNANNEAAPIRRHIELALCHLAQQEVNAKEMISGGALWELVRISRYCSREDIRALAHRTLNSSSTFRSEMRRLRIEC